CCGGTCAGCTATCGCTTCAGCTTCTATGCCGTCGAGCCTCACTGGCTCTCGGACGACCTGGACGTGCCCGTCGATGGGCGGCTGCATGCGCACGAACTCGTGCCCGGCAAGCAACTTCACCTGCCGGAGACGCATCGGCGGCGCACAATCAACGAGGCGTCCAAGGGCTTCACGGCCCCGTTCGTCGCGGTGCTTCACAATCCTGAGACCGCCTCGGCGCCTGCCGGGCATGCCGTGATCGTTCAGGGCGCAAACCTCACGTCAGAGATGCTGCTTGCTCCGTTGCGGATCATTCATAAGGTACGTCGTCTCAATGTCATGCACTTCGCTGCTCTGTTGGGGTTGCCGACCGCCGAAGGTGAGTGGACACCGAAGTCGCGCGACGAGATGCAGGAAGTCGTTAAGCACTTCCAGCTGCGAGTGGAAGCCGAGGCGGTCTTGGCCGCGGGCCCATATCTGGATCGAGGCTAAGTGCTCGGCGGCCCGCGGTAACCAGTCAGCGCTATAGCGCTGACTGAGGCTAATTTTTGTCTCGGCGTACGACCATCCACAGCGTGTAAAAGACGACCAGGACCACGAAGTTTGCGCTGTGATGCTACCGTGCAGGAGTTGGACTACCTGGACTTGATCTTGCAGTGCGCTAAAGCCGCTTTGAACTCAGGATCCGCGTCCGTGATCGGTTCACTGGCCGTGATCGTGGTCGGCTCAGCAAGGCCGCTGTCCACCTCGCGCATCCAATACGCCCAGCACAAACCGCTGCCGGCGGCAGGCTTGCCGTGCTTGGAGATGAACTGCACGCCCAGGGGCAGGGTGCCGTCATCCAGCTCGACGTTTTCGCGCAACATGCCGGCGATGGCCGTAGTCAGCACGCGATCTTCGCCGGTGAGATGCGAGAGAGTCAGCTGCTCGTCGCTTGTGCTGTTCACTGTTGGGTATTGTCCGTCGAAGAGATCGTGAACAGCAGCGATCGTCTCGGTCGCCGTGATGTCAATCCACCAACCGACCGGGAAATTGAGCGTGTAGAGCCCGCGGCCTTCGCGAAACGCTCGTGGGAGCCAGCTGGCTTTCATGGTTCCGTGCTCGTCCCACTCTGAGACGATGTCGTGCCAGAGATCATCAAGCGGCACACCCAGGAAATCAGCCATCGGCTGAAGGGCGCGTCGTTGTCCGGCAACCTCGGTTCGGAAAGGCGCCAACAGTTCCATGTAGGCAGTCAGCCTGTCATCACTGGCGTAGATAGTCCGGCCGACTGTGTCATATCGACTCCAGCCGCCGGGATCGTCGCCCTGCTCGCGAAAGACGGGATTCAGCGGGCCGAAAGATTCCCGAGCGATCCGAAAAGCACCGACAGGGCCCGACGTGAGCGCGAGTCCGGTTTTTGTGCACAGCCGTCGAGTTGACGCTTCGCGGGTCAACTCGATGTTCGCGGAGTCTGCACTGGTTGACTCTGACTTCCTCAACCGCTGAACGCATCGTCGATAAGAGCCTGCGCAGCGCGGTTGACCTCTTTGAGACGGTCCTCCCTGATTGCATTGGCTGGGGTGTCGTAGTCCAGCCAGGGGTTCGCGCCAATGAACCACACGCGTGCGACGTGCTCACCCTCGACCTCAGCAACTCTCTGCCATTGCTCGTAGGCGAAAGCAAGTCGCTTCATTGTCTCTGGGCGCGGCTGAGGGCCACCCTCTTTAGCCCATTTGTGTGAGGCCTTGGTGTCCTTGGAGCCAGCTAGCGCAGCAACGAGCGTCCCGCCCAGAGCGGCGTTCAAGCGTCTGGTGATCTCTCGAATGTCGAGTCGAATCGTGCGCTTGTAGGCGGCGTTTCCCGTCTTATTATTAACATCTTTCGCTGCGGCCTTCATCGCGCCATCGCGAGTGGAGTATCGGACGGTGCGCTTGGCTGGTGCCTTCTCGACTACTTTGCCAGGCGTCTTGTTTGCTGTTTTCCTCATTGTGAGCCTCATCTCCATCGGGCGTCTAAGTCAAGATTACGCGCGCGAACACGCAAAGTCGACTAAATTTCTACGGAAAAGCCACCATAAGGACACGGACACTCGTGCTTTTTGTCTCGAGATCGACTCGTGCTATTCCGCACTCGACGGCAGCCTTGGGCCGTGGCGTCGTCGAGGGTGTAGATAGGTCGCACCCGTGGGGCACCTGGGCTCGAGCAGTTAGAGCCCTCGGCCGAGCGACGGTGCTCCAGTAAATAAGCCCTATCTGGTGATCATCGACGGCCGGCGGAAGGCCTTTCGGACCACACTTTCCGAGAGCGAGTACGCGAAGGTCCGAGCGGTGGGCGTCGAGTACCGCAGTCGCAACAAGCCGCGATCGGCAATCTGACCAGGGGTCAGGCGGCGGCTCGCATCGGTTCTGTGATCTCGAGGCGTTCGGACTTCGTCATCTTTTCAAGCGTCACCCGGAATCCGAGGGTGGCCGCAACCTCGACAAGAGTCGACACCGTCGGGTTGACCGTGCTGGCTGTGAGTAGCCGGCGCACGGCAGCTGCTTGCATTCCTGCCGCACGCGAGATCTCGGCCTTGGTGAGCCCTTCGGCTTCCGCTGCATCATTCAGTGCGTTGACGATCGCGTCGATCGTGCGGATGCGAATCGCTTCGCTGGCGTAGGCGCGCGCGAACTCGGGATCGTGTACGTCGTTGGCGACGTCATCCCAAAATGCCCCGGTCATGATCTTCTCCTGCTGTCGATTGGGCTAGCGTACCATTTATGTTACACCGCAATATCGCAGCCTGGTGAACTCATACGCCGTCTTTTACGTGGCATTTTCAGGCACCCTCGCGCATAATGAGCACAGGATTAGGAGGCACGCCATGACGATCAAAGAAATTCAGCCATGCGAGATTCAGCAACGTCCGAGCGACAGCCGACCCAGCCCGAAAGCTCAGGCCGTAGCCGCGCGCGTACGAGTGAACGCAGACC
This sequence is a window from Cryobacterium sp. CG_9.6. Protein-coding genes within it:
- a CDS encoding XRE family transcriptional regulator, with translation MTGAFWDDVANDVHDPEFARAYASEAIRIRTIDAIVNALNDAAEAEGLTKAEISRAAGMQAAAVRRLLTASTVNPTVSTLVEVAATLGFRVTLEKMTKSERLEITEPMRAAA